Genomic window (Streptomyces yatensis):
GAAGGAACTCGGCGTCTTCGGGCTGATGATCCCGGAGGAATACGGCGGTCTGGGTGAGTCACTGCTCACTTACGCGCTGTGTGTGGAGGAGATCGCACGCGGCTGGATGAGCGTCTCGGGCATCATCAACACCCACTTCATCGTGGCGTACATGCTCAAGCAGCACGGCACCGAGGAACAGAAGGAGTATTTCCTTCCCAAGATGGCGCTGGGCGAGATCCGGGGCGCCTTCTCGATGTCGGAGCCGGGGCTGGGCTCGGATGTGTCGGCCATCACCAGCAAGGCGGTTCAGGACGGCGACGAGTACGTCCTGAACGGACAGAAGATGTGGCTGACCAACGGCGGCACCTCCACCCTGGTGGCGGTTCTGTGCCGGACCGGTGACGCCCAGGAGGGGATCGCGCCGCACAAGGCGATGACCACCTTCCTGGTCGAGAAGGAGCCGGGCTTCGGCGAGGTCCGGCCCGGTCTGACCATCCCCGGCAAGATCGACAAGATGGGCTACAAGGGCGTCGACACCACCGAGCTCATCATGGACGGACTGCGCATTCCGGCCGATCGGGTGCTCGGCGGGACGCCGAACCGAGGTTTTTACCAAATGATGGACGGAGTCGA
Coding sequences:
- a CDS encoding acyl-CoA dehydrogenase family protein produces the protein MSRLAQTEGLTDIQREILSTVRDFVDKEILPVATELEHRDEYPTAIVEGLKELGVFGLMIPEEYGGLGESLLTYALCVEEIARGWMSVSGIINTHFIVAYMLKQHGTEEQKEYFLPKMALGEIRGAFSMSEPGLGSDVSAITSKAVQDGDEYVLNGQKMWLTNGGTSTLVAVLCRTGDAQEGIAPHKAMTTFLVEKEPGFGEVRPGLTIPGKIDKMGYKGVDTTELIMDGLRIPADRVLGGTPNRGFYQMMDGVEVGRVNVAARGCGVARRAFELGVAYAQQRHTFGKPIAQHQAIQFKLAEMGTKVEAAHAMMVNAARKKDSGARNDLEAGMAKYLASEYCKEVVEDAFRIHGGYGFSKEYEIERLYREAPMLLIGEGTAEIQKMIIGRRLLEEYRTQD